A region of the Rhodothermus bifroesti genome:
GCTCGACCAAGACGATGCCGGCATTCTTGTTAGCGCCCCCCGCGTGACCATAGCCGACAACCGAATTGAGCATGTACTGTTTGGGATCTACCTGCGCCAGGCCGACTCCTGCCGCATCGAACGCAACACAATTACCGGAGACCCTAGCCTCGAAACAGCGCGCCGGGGCGATCTTATCCGTCTCTGGTACAGCCATAATGTCCACATCTTGAACAACAGGATTCAACACGGACGCGATGTGGTCATCTGGTTTTCTAAAGGTGTTGTGCTGAAAGGGAACACAGTCACCCTGAGTCGCTACGGCCAACATTTCATGTACAGCGATAGCGCCCTCATCGAGCAAAACCGCATGTTGCACAATTCAGTGGGCGCCTACCTGATGTACAGTCGGCACCTTGTGTTTCGAAAAAACCTGTTGGCCTATAACCGGCATGCCTCAGGGATTGGCATTGGCCTGAAAGACATGGACCACGTCGTGCTCGAAAGCAACGCGGTCATCGACAACCAGGTGGGCATTTTTGTGGACTCCAGCCCACGGGCTCTGGATGCTCAAATCCACTACAACCAAAACGTACTGGCCTATAACGACGTTGGCTTGCAAACTTTAGGTCCAGCACCCCGGAGTCTATTTGAAAACAATAGTTTTATCGAAAACTACGAACAGATAGATATCCTGGGGGGCGGCCAGTTCACGGAAAGCATTGGAAGCTTTTGGCGACAGAATTACTGGAGCGATTATCGTGGCTATGATGCAGACCGTGATGGGTTGGGCGAAGTGCCTTATCAGGCCGTAGCTTTGTTCGACGCGCTCACGGACCAAACGCCGGCCTTGCGCTGGTTTGCGTTTAGTCCCGTCGTCCAAGCGCTGGAACTGGCCGCGCGCGCCTTCCCCGTGATGCGCCCTGTCCCCAAGCTTACCGACCCACAGCCGCGGCTGCGGCCGATACTTCCAGAGGGCCTGCCCGCAGCCAAGCAGCAGCCTAGCACGGCACTGGCGCTAGCTGGCTTGGGTTTGCTGCTACTAAGCATCCTAGTGATGGGCAAAGCCCGCTTGCAACCTTTAAGATGAACGTGATATGGCGCTACTGCAGATTGAGCGTCTTACGAAGCGTTTTGGCGCCGCCAAAGTACTTCAGGAATTGTCGGTCACTGTCGAGACTGGCGAGCAACTGGCCTTATGGGGGCCTAACGGTGCTGGTAAGACCACACTACTTCGGTGCATCCTAGGCCTGCTCCCTTTTGAAGGCACAATTCGCCTAAATGGCTACGACGTCCGGCGACAAGGGAAAGCCGCGCGCCGGCTTATTGGCTTTGTACCCCAGGAGGTGGCGTTTTACCCAACGCTAACTGTGGGCGAAACCGCAGCTTTTTTTGCACGCTTGCGCGGCTTGGATCTCCAAGCAACCCGCCCACTTCTAGAACAAGTGGGCTTAGCAGACCGCATGCACCAGCCAACGCGCACGCTCTCCGGGGGACAACGGCAACGACTAGCCTTGGCGCTGGCCCTACTTGGCGACCCCCCTTTGTTGCTGCTCGATGAGCCTACAGCCAGCCTAGACGTGCGCAGCCGCAGCGAGTTTCTTACTTATTTAGAAGCCTTAAAACAGCAAGGCAAAACGCTGATTTTTGCCACGCACCGCTTTGAAGAAGTTGAGCAGCTGGCCGGACGCGTCTTGTTCCTTGAAAACGGTCGTTTAAAAGCCGATACAAGCCCGACTTTGCTCAAAAAACACCTGTTTCACGTTGTTCCGCACGTGCGCCTGCGGTTGCATCTTCCTGAAACCCAACACGCCGACGCATTGCAGACGTTGCGCACGCAAGGATTTGAAGCCCGCACGAATGGCCACGGTCTGGAGGTGCGGGTTCCTTTTGACCAAAAAGCTTCTCCCTTACTTCTGCTTAGCCAAGCTGGCTTTGAAATCACGGACTTTGAGCTTCATGCCTAACCACAGCCATGATCTTGCTGCATAACGTTACGCCGAAAGTTTTTGGGTTGTTAGCCCGTAAAGAGCTGCACGACGCACTGCGCAACCGGTGGTTTGTGCTCTATACGCTGGTTTTTTCTCTGCTAGCGCTGGTGCTTTCTTGGATGGGCCTGGCCAGCGGACAGCTCTACGGACTAGCCGGTTTTGGACGCACAACCGCAAGTCTCATCAACTTGGTTATGCTCATTGTGCCCCTAATGGGACTAACGCTGGGCGCGCTAAGCTTAGCTCTCGAGCGCGAGCAAGGCACCCTGCTCTATGTACTGGCCCAACCGATCACGCCCGCCGAGGTCCTACTGGGCAAACTGCTCGGGCTGGCGACAGCCCTTACGGCTACGCTGAGCATTGGTTTTGGCCTGAGCGGACTGGTGCTTGCTTGGCGAGGCAGCACCATAGGGCTAGGAGCCTTCCTGGGGTTGCTGGGATTAGCGATCTTGCTAGCACTTTTCAGCCTGAGCTTGGGATTATTGTTTTCGAGTGCTCTCCCCCGCACTGCCGCAGCCCTTGGCAGCGCGCTGTTTGCCTGGCTACTGCTGGTTTTCTTGGGAGATCTGGGTCTGCTAGGCTCGGCCTTGGTCCTGCGCATGCCTATTGAAGCGCTTTTTACACTTTCGCTGTTAAATCCGCTTCAGGTGTTTAAGCTTGCGGCCATTTTGCTCCTGCAAAGCGACCTTCAGGTGCTAGGTCCAGCTGGACAGTATGCCATGCATATCTACGGCCTGCGCCTACTCCCCCTTTCGATTGGACTGTTGGGTCTATGGACCTTGGTGCCTTTATTGCCCGCTCACCTATTTTTCCATCGCCGCGGTGCGCTATGAAACGTTGGTTTGTGCTTCTGTTGCTGTTTGGCAGCTGCCAAAGCGGGGCAGATTTGGACCAGCCACCCACGTTTCGCTTTGGCTATGACAGCTGCGACTATTGCCGCATGCTGATTACCGAGCCGCGCTACGCAGCTGCCCTACGCCTGATCGATGGCCAGGCTCGGCGCTTTGACGACATCGGCTGCCTTTTGCACTACTTGCAAGCACACCCTAGCGAACCCCAGGCACACATTTGGGTGAACGATTACTTGCAGGAACGCTGGCTGCGCGCCGAAGTGGCGCTGTACGTACAAAGCGACCGGCTAACTACACCCATGGGCTATGGCATCGTGGCCTTAGCCGATTCGATAGCTGCCGAAAGCCTAGCCCAACAGCTCCATGCTCCTGTGCTGCGTTTTGAGCAGCTTCGGGCTGGATTCCTCCCCCACCCGTAGCCTACCGACCTGCCACAATCAAGTCGCGCAACATTTGGGTTTCCTCTTCGAGCTCTTCAAGCCGAGATTTAACGATATCCCCAATACTGATTAGGCCTACAAGACGCCCATCTTCCACCACCGGGAGATGCCGCACGCGGCGGTATGTCATTTGGGCCATTACATCGCGGATGGAATCCTCAGGCTTGCAAAAATGCACTGGACTGGTCATCCATCGACGAACTGGATCTTCCAAGACGGTAGCACCCTTTTCAGCCAACCCACGCACAACATCCCGCTCGGAAAAAATGCCAATCATCCGCGCCCGATCATCAACGACAGGCATCGCACCAATTTGGTGCTGCCGCAACCGACGCACTGCTTCAATGACCGGCGTGCCCGCATCAACCGTAATCACTTGAAAGCCTTTGCGTTTAAGCACAGAACGGACGTTCCTCATGGCGTCCTCCTACAACGTTTTGCGGACGGGGTTGTAGGACCCTATACGCCTAAATTTCGCGTAGGATCTACCCAAGTTGTTTTTGTTTAAGCGGTTTGTTACCTTCGCTCTGCATCGCAAATGCGTATGCTAGCCGTGCTTCCTGAAGCCCTAACGCTGACGCTGCGCCCACAATCCCGTCTGGATTTTATCGACATCACGGCGCTTTTGTACAAACAGGCTCCAGCGTTTCTCCAGACCTACCGCTACGGCCTTTATTATTCCTACCATACAACAGCAGGCTACCCAGAACAGCGGCTATGCGAACGACTAGGTTATCGACGCGAGGCACTGGAGGCCTTTTTTCAAACGTTTCAACATCTTTTTCCTCCGGAAGCCGGCTATCGCCATGACCGCCTGGAGCTCCGCCAAGAGTTGAGCGAAATACAACGCCGGCAAGAACCCCGCA
Encoded here:
- a CDS encoding nitrous oxide reductase family maturation protein NosD, with product MWLRRAHKTWGLLVVVLLALPLKAQPVASLQDLLNQAQAGDTLRIKSGLYAGPVRITKPMVLLGEQTPIIDGQGRGTVVTIEAPDVVLQGFVIRNSGRVLDQDDAGILVSAPRVTIADNRIEHVLFGIYLRQADSCRIERNTITGDPSLETARRGDLIRLWYSHNVHILNNRIQHGRDVVIWFSKGVVLKGNTVTLSRYGQHFMYSDSALIEQNRMLHNSVGAYLMYSRHLVFRKNLLAYNRHASGIGIGLKDMDHVVLESNAVIDNQVGIFVDSSPRALDAQIHYNQNVLAYNDVGLQTLGPAPRSLFENNSFIENYEQIDILGGGQFTESIGSFWRQNYWSDYRGYDADRDGLGEVPYQAVALFDALTDQTPALRWFAFSPVVQALELAARAFPVMRPVPKLTDPQPRLRPILPEGLPAAKQQPSTALALAGLGLLLLSILVMGKARLQPLR
- the ccmA gene encoding heme ABC exporter ATP-binding protein CcmA, translated to MALLQIERLTKRFGAAKVLQELSVTVETGEQLALWGPNGAGKTTLLRCILGLLPFEGTIRLNGYDVRRQGKAARRLIGFVPQEVAFYPTLTVGETAAFFARLRGLDLQATRPLLEQVGLADRMHQPTRTLSGGQRQRLALALALLGDPPLLLLDEPTASLDVRSRSEFLTYLEALKQQGKTLIFATHRFEEVEQLAGRVLFLENGRLKADTSPTLLKKHLFHVVPHVRLRLHLPETQHADALQTLRTQGFEARTNGHGLEVRVPFDQKASPLLLLSQAGFEITDFELHA
- a CDS encoding ABC transporter permease, whose translation is MILLHNVTPKVFGLLARKELHDALRNRWFVLYTLVFSLLALVLSWMGLASGQLYGLAGFGRTTASLINLVMLIVPLMGLTLGALSLALEREQGTLLYVLAQPITPAEVLLGKLLGLATALTATLSIGFGLSGLVLAWRGSTIGLGAFLGLLGLAILLALFSLSLGLLFSSALPRTAAALGSALFAWLLLVFLGDLGLLGSALVLRMPIEALFTLSLLNPLQVFKLAAILLLQSDLQVLGPAGQYAMHIYGLRLLPLSIGLLGLWTLVPLLPAHLFFHRRGAL
- a CDS encoding nitrous oxide reductase accessory protein NosL; amino-acid sequence: MKRWFVLLLLFGSCQSGADLDQPPTFRFGYDSCDYCRMLITEPRYAAALRLIDGQARRFDDIGCLLHYLQAHPSEPQAHIWVNDYLQERWLRAEVALYVQSDRLTTPMGYGIVALADSIAAESLAQQLHAPVLRFEQLRAGFLPHP
- a CDS encoding CBS domain-containing protein; this encodes MRNVRSVLKRKGFQVITVDAGTPVIEAVRRLRQHQIGAMPVVDDRARMIGIFSERDVVRGLAEKGATVLEDPVRRWMTSPVHFCKPEDSIRDVMAQMTYRRVRHLPVVEDGRLVGLISIGDIVKSRLEELEEETQMLRDLIVAGR